The DNA sequence TGTTCTTACTAGAATTACAAGCCTGCAAAAGTGCAAAGTGTCTAACAATAACAGGTGTGGCCTTGTGCAGGTTGAAGTGGAACCTTGTGATGTATGGAAGCAACAGTCCCAAGATGTGCTTGTACGGTGATTAGACCTAGCAATTGGGGAAGGCAGGGCATGCATCTTGTGGATGGATGGGTTTGTTGATTGGCATCCAGAAGTAATGTCTGAAggagctcaaaatcttgatgctGTATACTAGATGAGTAGATTCAGTCCCAGTCCCAGTTCCAGTTCCAGTCCCAATCCCACCTTTGTTTGGTGAGGTGAACTTGCCTGGGGAGGAGTACATTATATTTCTGTGAAGTTGCTGCTGTATAGAATATTATCATGTAAGATGAAggaaagttattgacatggaagAGATGGTTTTGGTTGATAAGAAAATGGTTTTTAGAATTTAGTGCCTTGGTCTGTTTGTTGGCTGTTGCATTGCATCTGTGTCCCCTGTTTGGGATGCTAGAACAGAATGAAGGATACTAGTGATATCTGCTTGTTTATCAATAGTGCTTGAATGTGAGTGGGTTTCCGGTTGCATACGCCATACATACAGGATGTGGTGCAGCACCTCGTATCCTCAAACAAGGAGACGACAGTAGACATGATGATTGATGCTTAAAGTTTGCGGGTGCTGGAGTCTGATGTCAGTGTTGGACGGACTGGACCATGCATGGAACTCGAAGCACAGGCTAGGGTGAGACACACAGGAATGGCAGGTTGAAGAGGCAGGTAGCGTTGCAAGGGGTAGCGATTGCAATGGACGAGGCAGGTAGCCATGGCCACGGGCAGCTAGAATAGTAGTAGCATTGATGAAGAAGCCGGTGGCAGGAGCGAGAGCGAGGCGACATGGGCGGCGCAGGCATCTCGTTGGCGCCGGACAAGCAGTTGCCATTGCCAACCACGGGTAGCTGGCCGAGGCCGATGCTCCCGTCCGTGATCCCTTGACTGACGAGACGAGTAAATACATGgcgtctccgtctccgtctccatCTGCTGTTGCCCGTCCGTCCGTCCTGTACAAGCAGAAGCTTCATACCCTAGCGGTAGAATGGTCCTGCCGCCATTAATGCTCCCCACCACACCTGCGAACCAACCAATGAACCAAGCATAAATTTAAGGGTACCCACCGTTCCTGCTCCGAGCAATCCaacgaggagaggagaggagaaggaGATCAGAGCAGAGCAGAGGGGAGGACGGAGCTCACGCGCAAAGCATAAGCGCAGCAATGGGGATCTGCTGCAGCAAGGCGGCAGCAGGCCGGGAGCTGGACGACGACGACCACGGCTCGGGCTTCCCATGGATGCACGACGACGTGTTCCACGGCCACCTGTGGGCCAGCGCCGGCGTCTCCGTGCACACCAAACAGGGGTGGAAGGGCGCCAACCAGGACGCCATGACCGTCTCCCAGGTGCATGTGCATTGCATCACCTCTCTCTTCTCTGCTTCCACCTTCACCTTCACCTTCACCTTGGATTGGTTCGGTTGGTTGCAGACCCTCTCCCTACTACTATAGTTCATTTCCCGCACTTGATAGCTGCTGTTCTTGTTGCAACTTGCAATGCGAGAGTTGTATTTACCAACTTAATAGCCTGTTCGCTTAGCCGACATGGCTGAAAGTacttcgctgatttattgtgagctgAATGATCGGCAGATTCAGCGGATAATCTCAAGCGACAAGAGTTAGTTTGAGCAAAGTGCACTGGATCTATCTTCTATAGCTGCTAAGAATTGAATTCTTGGAACCTGAGATGTTAGTAGAAAGGGAAAAACATTTCTTTTTAGCAACCTGAAATTATATACTTCACCATCTTTATTGCCCACACCACCAGTGTCCTGAGAGAGCTTGCATTGTACATGAACCTATAGCTGCCTGGTCCGGAACATTAAAAGCTATATGTTGGCACATCCATATCTTTGCACTTTATTATTAGCATCTCCAATGCAAGTACATTGACTTCTCTTTTACACCGGGGATTCACTTGATCTTGATGAGTCTCAATTGTGTCAAGATGCTTAGGACTTTGCTGGCCACAAAGGCCACATCTTCTGCGGAGTCTTTGATGGACATGGCCCTCTTGGCCGGGAAGTCGCTCGCTATGTCCGCGACACCCTTCCAGTGAAACTAGCCTCTGCTTTGAAACCGAAAACTGCAGATGAAGATTCTTCAAGCGATACTTTGAAGCTTAAACCTCAAGAAGATGATTCAAGCAACGATTTGAAGCTCACAACTGAAGAAGATGATTCAAGCAATAGTTTGAAGCTCAGAACTGAAGAAGATCCCTCGAGCAATACAGATCTGGATTCCTTTGACAAGTCAGATAGCAGCTCGTCCAGTGATGATACAAGCGATGAGAGCCAGCTGTTGTCCACTTGGAAGAACATACTCGTGAAGACATTTGAGCAGGTGGATGGGGAGCTGAGGCAACATTCAGGAATCGACTGCATTTGTAGCGGCACAACTGCAGTCGCTGCTGTTAGGCAGGTACTGATGCTACTATGACTGTTACTGACTTACTTATACTACCACTGGTTGGTATTGGAAATCATGATTCAGCTGTAGATACAGATACTAAAAGCTACACCTTAAAGGCTAAATTAACATATTCTCTAAAGCATACATTTCACTTATTCTGTTGCCCAACTGTCCTTTTTATGCTCAGGGTGATCACTTGATCGTTGCCAATTTGGGCGATTCACGTGCTGTTCTTTGCACCCGGGACAGCAAGGACCGTCTGATCCCAGTGCAGCTCACCACTGACTTGAAGCCAGATCTTCCAAGTGAGTATCAAAACTTCTCATTTCACGGTCATCGGCGCATGCACATGAATACACTTGTTGACTGCATTTTTCATTCCTGCACAATTGCAATAGGCGAGCTCGCAAGGATTCTGAACTGCAAGGGAAGAGTGTTCGCCATGGATGACGAACCGGACGTGCCTAGGATGTGGCTGCCGAATCAGGATGCGCCGGGCCTCGCCATGGCAAGGGCCTTCGGGGATTTCTGCCTCAAGAACCATGGCCTTATCTGCACACCTGAAGTCTACTGCAGGAAACTGTCTGAGAAAGATGAGTTCTTGGTGCTTGCTACTGATGGGGtaattaaaaaaatgaaaattcATTTGATTGGCAGTTTCAGATTCCTGTCACTTTCAGTCCATTCTCCATTAACTGCCCTTGGTTTCTTTAATCAGAAAGGCCTGCATGCAACTATTCCGAATGATCTGGGCACAGAATAGCATAAATCCCTTTCAGATTAGACCCACAATAGAAACTGTTAACAGAAACCATACATGCATATCACTGTCATATATTAATTGTCATGATAGTTTTAGGTGATAATGATTTGTTTGCACAATAGACATAAGTTTCAGATGATATGTTCTACAGTAGCATGAGCAACAAAACCTGAATTTTCCTTGCTGCGACTCAAAACCTGTTGCAGATTTGGGACGTTCTGTCGAACAAGGAGGTAGTGAAGCTGGTGTCATCGGCGACCGACCCATCCAGGGCGGCGAGGCAGCTGATCGACCGGGCGGTCCGAGCGTGGCGGCGCAAGTACCCGACGTCCATGGTGGACGACTGCGCCGTCGTGTGCCTCTACCTGAACCGGCGGGCCTCTCCTGGTCCTGGTCCTGACGAGAGCCTGCGAGTCCCAGGCACAGGAGACGACGTGAAGCCGTTCACGGGCAGCAGCTTCCGCAGGGCTCTGACGAgtaacggcggcggcggcgaggcggagGAGGGGGCGACGGTGTGGAGAGCGCTGGAAGGGGTGGCGCGGGCCAACTCCGTGATCAGGCTGCCACGGTTGGGGCGCGTGCTGAGCTGGCGGAGGCGGTCGAGCTCGCTGGATGAAGACGACGGCGAGGAGCGGGATTGATCATCATCAATTTCCTGGCCAAATTGAAGGGAGGCCATCGTTTTCATGGCCGGTACACGTAAATTCATCCGTGCATGGTCATGGACCGATGAACGCGAGGCAGCCAAATTGAAAAGGAATTTTTTTAGGATTTGATTTGATTGGCATAATGGCCCCTGTCGCATTCAGGTGTTGAAACGGATGAGGTGACATGGACAGGAGTAGTGGCTGATCTAATCTGAATGGTTGTTCATCCTGCTCGCATGTGACTTCAGTATAGTACTACTGCTACTTAACGTTGCGTGACTGGTTGTGTGAACCGTAAAGGGTTTGCCGTTTGCGAGTGCTGTAACTGTAATTTGTTGGTGAGATTAGTTTCTGACACCAAACATGATCGATCTTTGGAGTGGTTACTCATTCTTTAAATTTAATGATCAAATCATTGCGTGCATGCATATGGTGGGCAGTGGGGTGTCAAACGGATGTTATGCATTTAAAAAAGATGGGACATGCGTGCATGCATTTTTAACCCTGGTATATtttataacaataataatagaaCCACCacagtttaaaaaaaaatcattgaTGATTTGATGGTGGTTCCATACGTGGTGGATCAAGAAGCACAAAAACTTAGTGGTTTTTTCTTTGAGCTTTTGCAAGGTTTCCCTTTAGCACTCCTCGTGTTCCTGAACTTCTTTTTAACCATATATTCAATAAAGAGGAAAAAAATAGGTGGGGAAGTTCCCCCTCTGATTGCTCAAAAAAAAGCCACAAAAACGTAGTCTCCTGGACATGCATGCTTTGCTCTGTTGTTGGGCTGCACTGTGCACTGCTCAAACAAAAACCCCAACAATGCGTTCGATTTTGGAACGATCCttggttttttgttttttgttttaattttaattttatcaTGTTTGGAGCATGGTTATTTGTTAGATGGCAGTTAAGTTGAGCTGTTGTATTTTAATGAATATAGGCCCATGCTTCATCTGAGAATTCTGATTTCTGAAGCACCGCTGCTTCATCTGAATTCTGTGCACTGCGGCTGCTCTGAAGGTGACCGTGTACTGTATAGTCTGTAGCATAGGGAACAGCGCCTTGTTAGTTTGGGATTCGGCAGTGTTTTCTCTCAAAATAAATCAGCTCTGAtacggcttatcagccaaacgaacaaagcACTAGATTTCTTCATGTTTAGATAGTACAAATAGTTCTGGCTTGAGTACTCTCTCTAAGAACATACAtcaaattaggccttgtttagttcactccgaaatccaaaaagttttcaagattccctgttacatcgaatcttgcggcacatgcatgaagcattaaatatagacgaaaacaaaaactaatcacacagtttgactgtaaatcacgagatgaatcttttgagcctagttaatccatgattagataatatttgtcaaataaaaacgaaagtgctacactaccgaaatccgaaataatttcggaactaaacaaggccttaaccacAATTATTACAGATTCTGCCAAATTCcataagaaaaagaaaaccaCAAGGTTTCTTGATAAAGTTATTCAATACATTGATCTGAAGATAAACACAGAGCAGAACAACGACATGAGTACATGACAAGACCTGAACTTCCGCGCTGGCACACCCATAGGTTTGGTTTGCATGCTAACTCTGCTGCTGCTATGGAACCAACTTGTTCTTGGTTGTTTCCACAAGCGTCTGAAGCATCACATAACCTTCTTTCTCGTCAGCACCGCCGGTCATAACCATGTACCTTTCGAGGTGAGCCATGTCCTTCACGGCGGCGTCCAGTTTCTGAACAATGTTCTCCCGCCGTAAGTAGTCTATGTAATAACCAGGGCTGATGGTGTCGATTTCCGTCATCCACGCAACAAGCTTAGTCTCGGACTTCATGATCGCCAGGCGAGCTTCATTGTCGCTCAAACTGTGGTTCGTCATCTCGATGATCCTCTTCAGCGTCTCTGCAAAAATAATATTGTTCCCCATTTGAAGTCCTGTGATCGCAACGGCAAAAGCCTCTGCGGTCGCAAGCTTCTCACGTATCTGCACTGCGAGGCCTAA is a window from the Sorghum bicolor cultivar BTx623 chromosome 5, Sorghum_bicolor_NCBIv3, whole genome shotgun sequence genome containing:
- the LOC8067590 gene encoding probable protein phosphatase 2C 73 gives rise to the protein MGICCSKAAAGRELDDDDHGSGFPWMHDDVFHGHLWASAGVSVHTKQGWKGANQDAMTVSQDFAGHKGHIFCGVFDGHGPLGREVARYVRDTLPVKLASALKPKTADEDSSSDTLKLKPQEDDSSNDLKLTTEEDDSSNSLKLRTEEDPSSNTDLDSFDKSDSSSSSDDTSDESQLLSTWKNILVKTFEQVDGELRQHSGIDCICSGTTAVAAVRQGDHLIVANLGDSRAVLCTRDSKDRLIPVQLTTDLKPDLPSELARILNCKGRVFAMDDEPDVPRMWLPNQDAPGLAMARAFGDFCLKNHGLICTPEVYCRKLSEKDEFLVLATDGIWDVLSNKEVVKLVSSATDPSRAARQLIDRAVRAWRRKYPTSMVDDCAVVCLYLNRRASPGPGPDESLRVPGTGDDVKPFTGSSFRRALTSNGGGGEAEEGATVWRALEGVARANSVIRLPRLGRVLSWRRRSSSLDEDDGEERD